The nucleotide window ATAATGAAAGAGCTGAATCTTTAAAGCAAAACATTGTCAGGCATTTTTGGGATGAAGAGCAAGGGCTGTTTTTTAATGGTTATACAGCAAAGGGAGAATTGGATAAAGGTATTTCCCATCACGCCCAGTATTGGGCTATCCTGGCGGGCCTGTTTCCGGAGAACAGATATGATCACCTGTTTACAATATTGCCTCAAATAGCTTATTATAAAGGCTATGTCAGTTACGAAAAAGGCTATGAGTTTATGGCCTATGCCAAAGCACGCAAGGTGACGGAGATGTGGGATTTTTTGTTTGATGTTTTTGGAGATTGGCTGGAACAGGGGCATTCCCGTTTCCCCGAAAATTTTTCCTACAAAAAGACAAAAAAAGAACAATTGGTTTTTTATAACCGGCCTTATGGTTTGAGCCTTTGTCACGGTGCAAATGGAGTGCCGGGTATTGTAGGAGTCTTAAACGGCATCATAGGGTTTAGCCAGTCTGAAACAGATCCCTCGCATTATATAATCAACCCCGATTTAATGCATCTGGCAACTGTAAAAGCAGTGTTCCCTGTCAAAGAAGGTAAGATCAAAATCGAATTCCGGAAGAACCAAAAGACCCGGATAGAAATACCATCAGGCTGTAAAGTGACTTTCAGATATGGCGGAAAGTTAAACAGTTTGACGAAGCCGGGATCCTATCAATTATAAGATTCTTTACTTCAAATAATTGAATGGTTTAAAACATGAAATTTTAAATGAGAAATCAAAAAATAGGAAAGCTGCTGTTGTTGCTGGTCCTGATTAGTAACTATGATAAATCTTTGGCTCATCAGGCAAAAAGGGAGCCGGTGCATATGTTTGTTGAGGCAGGTCTATCAAATACAGGAGAAAGTGCAGGAAAACTACCGGATTTGTCAGACACAGTTTTTCGCATAGCTCGCTATAGGAGTGATAAAACCTGTGCTATTAGCTACACTTTCGACGACGGTTTGAAAGAACATTATACCTGGGTAGTACCACAACTAAAACAGCTGGGTTTAAAAGGCACTTTCTGGATCAATGGGAGTAAGATCAACGATCCGGATGATCCCGGTAAAGATACTACCCGTATGACCTGGGCTGAGCTAAAGGAGATGGCAGCAGCCGGGCACGAGATATCCAACCACGGATGGGCCCATAAAAATTTTGGCAGGTTTAGCCTTGATGAGACCAGGGAAGATATTGAAAAGAACGACAGCGCCATACTCAATAATATTGGTATTCCTTCACAAACCTTTTGTTACCCCAACAATACCAAAACACCGGAAGGTGTAAAGCTAGCCTCGGAGAACCGTGTAGGCACCCGGTTAGAGCAGCGCTCTGTAGGTGGAAAATCTACTCATGCAAATCTGGAGAAATGGGTAAGCGATCTGTTACGTGATCAGGGTTGGGGTATTACTATGACTCATGGCATTCATTACGGATACGATCATTTTTCAGATCCTGTCATTTTATGGGAGCATTTGAAACAAGTGAAGGATAGAGAAGATCAGATATGGGTAGGCACCTTTAAAGAAGTAATGGCTTATACAAAGGAAAGAGACGCCATCCGGTATGTAATAAGAACAAAAAAAAATGGGATAGTAGTGGAGCCCGAACTCGCACTTGATAAAGCCCTTTTTACACAACTGCTTACTGGTGTTATCGAAGGAAAGTTTAAAAAAATCAGGATCAGCCAGGGAAAAAACAAACTGAATCACCGGATTCTCAAAAACAAAGTACTTTTTGATTTTGACCCTTTTGGAGGAGTAATCGATATTTCATTTATGTAGCATCCTTCCCGGCTTTCTTACAGGCATTGACCGCCTTTATCAGCAATGATCCCTGTCCCCAGTGCCTTGATTCGTGTCTGCACGGATTATAAATATTGCTATCAGGATGAAGCAGGATGGTTGTTAGCAAGATGACCTTATCTTTAAGGCTTCTTCAATAAAACGATCATATGCCTGATGAAGATTACTGCTTCGCCATTGCTACTCATCACTTTAGCCAGATGCAGGCCAACGCTATTCGGGCGAACTCGCATGATTGGATATCACCGGGTTTAAGACACAGAAAAATAAAAGCAATACGATTGCGGTTTTATAACTTTTAGGAAAAAAAGCTCTTTTAGATATATAAAATAATTGGATGAAAAAATTACTGTTTTCCTGTTTAATGATTTTGGGAATAAGCCAGTTGATGGCCCAGGCTCAATGGCCTGCCATTACACAACAGGCAAAGCCCTGGACCCGTTGGTGGTGGATGGGAAGCGCTGTTGATGAAAAGAATATCAGCAACCTGTTGAAACAATATGGTCAATCCGGGTTGGGCGGTGTAGAAATCGTACCCATCTACGGGGCTAAAGGATACGAAAATCGTTACATCAAGTATTTGTCTCCCCAATGGATGCAGATGTTGGATCATACGGTAAGCCAGGCCAATGCTTTAAATATGGGGGTTTATATATCGGTAGGCACCGGCTGGCCCATCGGCGGATCGCATGTTACCCAAGAAGATGCTGCGTCCAAAGCCCTTGTGCAGCAATACGACCTGAAAGCCAATACAACATTGCAGGATTTGATAGTAGTAAATGATCCTAAACAAAAAGAGGGTGCTGTTTTAAGCGTGTTGATGGGATATAACAATGCAGGACAGGCCACGGAGCTAACCAATAAAGTAGACGCTGCAGGCAAACTAAATTTTAAACCCAACGAGGATTTAAAGTTATTGGCTTTGTTCAATGGTAAAACACGTCAGGCTGTAAAAAGAGCAGCGCCGGGTGGGGAAGGTTTCACTATTGATCATTTCTCAAAATCAGCTACGGTCAACTATTTTAAGGCATTTGATGCGGCTTTTGGCAATAGCTCACATGGCGTAAAAGGATTTTTTAATGATAGCTATGAAGTATATGGTGCTAACTGGACACCCGAATTTTTTAACGAATTCAGCAAACGCAGGGGCTATGATTTGAAACAATATATTAACGCACTTTTTTCGGATGCAAAAGATGATCGTACCGCCCGCATCAAATCAGATTACCGTGAAACCATGGCTGACCTCATGCGGGAGAACTTCTCAACCGTATATACCAAATGGACCCACCAGCGTAAGGCGCTTTCTATCAACCAGGCGCATGGCTCACCCGGCAACCTGCTTGATCTGTATGGCGCTTTTGACGTACCTGAAACAGAAACCTTTGGCAGCAGCTATTTTCCTGTCAAAGGATTAAGAAGGGATAGCGCAGATATCAGGAATGTAGATCCTGATCCCAATATGTTGAAATTTGCTTCATCAGCTGCCCATGCTTATGGCAAGCCATTAACGAGCTGCGAAACCTTTACCTGGCTCAGCGAGCATTTTAAAACTTCCTGGAGCCAATGCAAGCCCGAAGTAGACCAGGTTTTTCTTTCCGGAATTAACCATGTATTTTATCACGGTACTACCTATAGTCCTGCTGACGCAAAATGGCCGGGCTGGTTATTTTACGCTTCTGTAAATTTTGTGCCCAACAATAGCTTATGGCCCCATTTAAAAGGATTGAATGATTACATAGCCCGCTGCCAGTCGGTACTACAGGCTGGTATGCCAGATAATGAACTGGCCATCTACTGGCCCATATATGATATATGGCATAATGCCAAAGGCATGGATAAACCATTGTCCGTGCATCATGTAGACGACTGGTTACACCCGACAGCTTTTTACAAAAACCTGGTATCGCTGCAGAACGAAGGTTATGCGCTGGATTTCGTCTCCGATAAAATGTTGGAACAGGCTAAGGCTGGCGGAACGCAATTCAGCATTTCGCCCAAAGGTGGCCGTCATAAAGTATTGCTGATTCCGGCAGCTGACAAAATGCCGGTAGCAACTTTTAAGAATATCGTCAGACTGGCGCATGAGGGCGCATCTGTTGTCATACAGCAATTTCCGCAGGATGTGCCGGGTTATAAAGATGTGGAGCTACAGAGGGCAGAACTGAAGCGCCTGGTCGCCGAATTGAGATTGTCGGCAAGTAATAAACTGCAGGTAGCCTCAGTTGGAAAAGGCAAGATCATTGTAGGTGATATGCACGAAGCTTTAGCCTATTTGAAAATAGCCCGGGAAACCATTGCAGATGAGGGCCTGAAATTTATCCGTAGAAAAACGACTGATGCCCGCTATTATTTTATAGTGAATAATACAGCAGGTGATTTTGATAAAACAATTTTCCTGGAAAATACTGCAGCAACAGTTGTGATAATGGATCCAGTGAATGGCACAGTGAACAAAGTTGTACATCAAAAAAATAGCACTGCAACGGGTTTCAGGCTGCAGCTAAAGTCAGGTGCATCGATAATTGTAAAGCTAACCGATAAGAAAGAAACAGCCGCTGCTTATAGGTATTCAGAACCTGCAGGAGAAGCCATTTCGCTGCAAAATAGTAAATGGACATTAAGCTTTAAAGAAGGCGGACCCGAATTGCCTGCAGCACGACAGATGACGGGCATTAAACCATGGACTGATTTTACAAACGATCCCCGCACACAGGCTTTTTCCGGGACTGGTGTTTATACAACTTCTTTTGTTCTGAAAAATAAAGCAGCAGATTACCTGCTGCAACTGGACGAATTATATGAGTCGGCAAGGATCATTGTTAATGGTAAAGATGCAGGCCTGATCTGGAGTTTGCCTTTTGAAAAAAGAATAGGGCAATACTTAAAGCCTGGCAATAATACCATCAGTGTTGAAGTGTGTAACCTGATGGCCAATCGTATCCGTGATATGGATCAGAAGGGAGAAGTGTGGCGCAATTATCATGAGATCAATTTTGTGAATATTAATTATAAAGATTTTAATGCCGGTAAATGGAATGTACAGCCGTCGGGATTAGGAGGTACTGTTCAATTAGTGCCGCTCAAATAGGTAGCAGGTAAATCCTGAAACGGATATCATGGTAAGCTTGTCGCGAGGAATCCTTTGGAGACGAACCCTGCTTATGACCGAAATATTCCCATGTATAGATTGTGGTATCTGCATCAATTATTGATCTGAAAAAGCTAAACAAAAGGATGCATGAAAAATAAAGAGCTTAAAAAGATATCCCTTTCGCTAATATGGCTGGTCAATTATCTTCCCTCCAATAGCCAGTCTGCCAAACCTTATGAGCCTACCTGGGAGTCGGTAGGTAATCATAATTCTGTCCCCGAGTGGATACGGGATGCCAAGTTCGGTATCTATTGCCACTGGGGTGTATACAGCGTACCGGCTTACGATAATG belongs to Niabella yanshanensis and includes:
- a CDS encoding polysaccharide deacetylase family protein; the protein is MRNQKIGKLLLLLVLISNYDKSLAHQAKREPVHMFVEAGLSNTGESAGKLPDLSDTVFRIARYRSDKTCAISYTFDDGLKEHYTWVVPQLKQLGLKGTFWINGSKINDPDDPGKDTTRMTWAELKEMAAAGHEISNHGWAHKNFGRFSLDETREDIEKNDSAILNNIGIPSQTFCYPNNTKTPEGVKLASENRVGTRLEQRSVGGKSTHANLEKWVSDLLRDQGWGITMTHGIHYGYDHFSDPVILWEHLKQVKDREDQIWVGTFKEVMAYTKERDAIRYVIRTKKNGIVVEPELALDKALFTQLLTGVIEGKFKKIRISQGKNKLNHRILKNKVLFDFDPFGGVIDISFM
- a CDS encoding glycosyl hydrolase; translated protein: MKKLLFSCLMILGISQLMAQAQWPAITQQAKPWTRWWWMGSAVDEKNISNLLKQYGQSGLGGVEIVPIYGAKGYENRYIKYLSPQWMQMLDHTVSQANALNMGVYISVGTGWPIGGSHVTQEDAASKALVQQYDLKANTTLQDLIVVNDPKQKEGAVLSVLMGYNNAGQATELTNKVDAAGKLNFKPNEDLKLLALFNGKTRQAVKRAAPGGEGFTIDHFSKSATVNYFKAFDAAFGNSSHGVKGFFNDSYEVYGANWTPEFFNEFSKRRGYDLKQYINALFSDAKDDRTARIKSDYRETMADLMRENFSTVYTKWTHQRKALSINQAHGSPGNLLDLYGAFDVPETETFGSSYFPVKGLRRDSADIRNVDPDPNMLKFASSAAHAYGKPLTSCETFTWLSEHFKTSWSQCKPEVDQVFLSGINHVFYHGTTYSPADAKWPGWLFYASVNFVPNNSLWPHLKGLNDYIARCQSVLQAGMPDNELAIYWPIYDIWHNAKGMDKPLSVHHVDDWLHPTAFYKNLVSLQNEGYALDFVSDKMLEQAKAGGTQFSISPKGGRHKVLLIPAADKMPVATFKNIVRLAHEGASVVIQQFPQDVPGYKDVELQRAELKRLVAELRLSASNKLQVASVGKGKIIVGDMHEALAYLKIARETIADEGLKFIRRKTTDARYYFIVNNTAGDFDKTIFLENTAATVVIMDPVNGTVNKVVHQKNSTATGFRLQLKSGASIIVKLTDKKETAAAYRYSEPAGEAISLQNSKWTLSFKEGGPELPAARQMTGIKPWTDFTNDPRTQAFSGTGVYTTSFVLKNKAADYLLQLDELYESARIIVNGKDAGLIWSLPFEKRIGQYLKPGNNTISVEVCNLMANRIRDMDQKGEVWRNYHEINFVNINYKDFNAGKWNVQPSGLGGTVQLVPLK